A single region of the Salarchaeum japonicum genome encodes:
- a CDS encoding alpha/beta fold hydrolase produces the protein MSTVRTNGVETYYESRGEGPVVVFLHGAFSDHRVWAERTRSLADEYRVVVYDLRGHGRTGGSDCNAYSIDTYVDDLRALVDARSLDAPVVCGLSMGGMVAQRYAATGGPLSGLVSVAALSSRALSPGEWVERRVALPGALALTSIVGFDAVQPFVSWLSNRGDDFDPGDLDEKARIENAHADDYSGVPPSEAAKVRRALLSWGTLRTDYASIDVPALAMCGGNETARMTAHARYLASEIPNARYRTIPNAGHNAHVDNPEFVRDALTDFLRETT, from the coding sequence ATGTCGACGGTTCGGACGAACGGCGTCGAGACCTACTACGAGTCCCGGGGCGAGGGCCCCGTGGTGGTGTTCCTGCACGGCGCGTTCAGCGACCACCGCGTCTGGGCCGAACGCACCCGCTCGCTCGCGGACGAGTACCGGGTCGTCGTGTACGACCTCCGCGGACACGGTCGAACCGGCGGTTCCGACTGCAACGCGTACAGCATCGACACGTACGTCGACGACCTCCGCGCGCTCGTGGACGCGCGCTCGCTCGACGCCCCGGTCGTCTGCGGGCTCTCCATGGGCGGCATGGTCGCACAGCGCTACGCCGCTACCGGCGGCCCGCTCTCCGGTCTCGTCAGCGTCGCCGCGCTCTCCTCGCGCGCGCTGTCGCCCGGTGAGTGGGTGGAGCGCCGCGTCGCCCTCCCCGGCGCACTCGCGCTCACCAGCATCGTCGGGTTCGACGCCGTCCAACCGTTCGTCTCCTGGCTCTCGAACCGCGGCGACGACTTCGACCCCGGCGACCTCGACGAGAAAGCCCGCATCGAGAACGCGCACGCCGACGACTACTCCGGCGTTCCGCCGTCGGAAGCCGCGAAAGTCCGCCGCGCGCTCCTCTCGTGGGGAACGCTCCGCACCGACTACGCGAGCATCGACGTACCCGCGCTCGCGATGTGCGGCGGGAACGAAACCGCGCGAATGACCGCCCACGCCCGATACCTCGCGAGCGAGATTCCGAACGCCCGCTACCGAACAATCCCGAACGCCGGCCACAACGCCCACGTGGACAACCCCGAATTCGTCCGGGACGCGCTCACGGACTTCCTCCGAGAGACCACGTAG
- a CDS encoding glutamate--tRNA ligase, whose product MDEDLRERVRREAEVDALYNALKHGSDAQVGALMGPMMGENPEFREHGDEVPGVVAPVVEDVNALSTEEKRERLEELAPERLAELDAEDEGEEHPLPDLPNVEEYDEVRMRCAPNPNGPWHIGHARMPAVIGSYKERYDGWMLVRFDDTDPETKRPLDWVYDQVLEDVAYLGFEPDEVITASDRLDTYYEYARDLIEMDGAYTCSCPAEEFSELKNSGEACPHREKDTETVLSEFESMVDGEYDSGEMVLRVKTDITHKNPALRDFVAFRIIDTPHPRPEAEDYRCWPMLDFQSGIDDHLTGVTHIIRGIDLQDSAKRQGFVYDYFGWEYPEVVHWGHVQVDEYDVKMSTSTIREKIEAGEFDGWDDPRVPTLLSTKRRGIQGEAIVDAMVELGTSTSDVDLAMSSVYANNRDRIDDESPRCFFVSDGVELPISGGPDSAHPPVHPEHEERGERDIPVGDAVLVEEDDLPEPGEKLWLKGYGPVAYDGDALTVTDDDIDLVREQDVDVVQWVPADESVPVRMRTPDGDVSGRAEPGLAEYDADQTLQFVRVGFVRVDYVAQRATEQSSGDKPRDRHEDEESVVYYAHP is encoded by the coding sequence ATGGACGAAGACCTCCGCGAGCGCGTCCGCCGAGAGGCGGAAGTGGACGCGCTCTACAACGCGCTCAAGCACGGGAGCGACGCACAGGTCGGCGCTCTGATGGGGCCGATGATGGGAGAGAACCCCGAGTTCCGGGAGCACGGCGACGAGGTTCCGGGCGTCGTCGCGCCGGTCGTCGAGGACGTGAACGCGCTCTCGACCGAGGAGAAACGGGAGCGACTGGAGGAACTCGCGCCCGAGCGACTCGCGGAACTCGACGCCGAGGACGAGGGCGAGGAGCACCCGCTCCCCGACCTGCCGAACGTCGAGGAGTACGACGAGGTGCGGATGCGCTGTGCGCCGAACCCGAACGGCCCCTGGCACATCGGGCACGCGCGGATGCCCGCCGTCATCGGCTCCTACAAGGAGCGCTACGACGGCTGGATGCTCGTCCGGTTCGACGACACGGACCCCGAGACGAAACGCCCGCTCGACTGGGTGTACGACCAGGTCTTGGAGGACGTGGCGTACCTCGGGTTCGAGCCGGACGAGGTCATCACGGCGTCCGACCGCCTCGACACTTACTACGAGTACGCCCGCGACCTCATCGAGATGGACGGCGCGTACACGTGCTCGTGTCCCGCCGAGGAGTTCTCCGAGTTGAAGAACTCGGGCGAGGCGTGCCCGCACCGCGAGAAGGACACGGAGACCGTCCTCTCGGAGTTCGAGTCGATGGTCGACGGCGAGTACGACTCGGGCGAGATGGTGTTGCGCGTGAAGACCGACATCACGCACAAGAACCCCGCGCTCCGCGACTTCGTCGCGTTCCGCATCATCGACACGCCGCATCCGCGTCCGGAGGCCGAGGACTACCGGTGCTGGCCGATGCTCGACTTCCAGTCCGGCATCGACGACCACCTCACGGGTGTCACCCACATCATTCGCGGTATCGACCTCCAGGACTCCGCGAAGCGCCAGGGGTTCGTCTACGACTACTTCGGCTGGGAGTACCCCGAGGTCGTCCACTGGGGGCACGTCCAGGTGGACGAGTACGACGTGAAGATGAGCACGTCCACGATTCGGGAGAAGATCGAGGCCGGCGAGTTCGACGGCTGGGACGACCCCCGCGTCCCCACCCTGCTCTCGACGAAGCGCCGGGGTATCCAGGGCGAGGCCATCGTGGACGCGATGGTTGAACTCGGAACCTCGACCTCGGACGTGGATCTGGCGATGAGTTCGGTGTACGCGAACAACCGCGACCGCATCGACGACGAGAGCCCGCGGTGTTTCTTCGTCTCCGACGGCGTCGAACTCCCCATTTCGGGCGGCCCGGACAGCGCGCATCCCCCGGTTCACCCCGAGCACGAGGAGCGCGGCGAGCGCGATATCCCCGTCGGCGACGCCGTGCTCGTCGAAGAAGACGACCTCCCCGAACCCGGGGAGAAGCTCTGGTTGAAGGGCTACGGGCCCGTCGCGTACGACGGCGACGCGCTGACGGTAACGGACGACGACATCGACCTGGTCCGCGAGCAAGACGTGGACGTGGTGCAGTGGGTGCCCGCCGACGAGAGCGTCCCCGTGCGGATGCGGACGCCCGACGGCGACGTGTCGGGCCGCGCGGAACCCGGCCTCGCCGAGTACGACGCCGACCAGACGCTCCAGTTCGTCCGCGTCGGGTTCGTGCGCGTGGACTACGTGGCGCAACGCGCCACGGAACAGTCGAGCGGTGACAAACCGCGAGACCGCCACGAGGACGAGGAGTCCGTCGTCTACTACGCGCACCCCTAG
- a CDS encoding DUF456 domain-containing protein: MDALVLLAFGLLALGMVGSIVPLLPSGLTGLVGVAVYWWQTGQPGPLALAALVVLGVTATFVDWFGGALGASAGGASTRTTLIAAVVGLLLLPLGGPIGIIIGIAGTVFTLEYYRNGDGGRSVKTAAYATAGVLASALVQLALTGAMFAILLAVHYL; encoded by the coding sequence ATGGACGCGCTCGTCCTCCTCGCCTTCGGCTTGCTCGCGCTCGGCATGGTCGGCAGCATCGTCCCGCTCCTCCCGAGCGGCCTCACCGGCCTCGTCGGCGTCGCCGTCTACTGGTGGCAGACCGGCCAGCCCGGCCCGCTCGCCCTCGCCGCGCTCGTCGTGCTCGGCGTCACAGCCACCTTCGTGGACTGGTTCGGCGGTGCACTCGGCGCGAGCGCCGGCGGCGCGTCCACCAGAACCACCCTGATAGCCGCGGTCGTCGGCCTGCTCCTGCTCCCGCTCGGCGGCCCCATCGGCATCATCATCGGCATCGCCGGCACCGTCTTCACCCTCGAATACTACCGGAACGGCGACGGGGGGCGAAGCGTCAAAACAGCCGCGTACGCCACCGCCGGCGTCCTCGCGTCAGCCCTCGTCCAACTCGCACTCACCGGCGCGATGTTCGCGATACTCCTCGCCGTCCACTACCTCTAG
- the tmcA gene encoding tRNA(Met) cytidine acetyltransferase TmcA, producing MVREVAAALREEAESVNERRMLVLTGSRESCLDAADAALSAADVPRDDATHLGTVGSLDCERLRPRDSDALLGTTRTAVVYDAHDECRPNALGRIAGAVDGGGLLVLLAPDLDDWPRVREDFDEGLAVPPFSLADVTGHFRRRLVDTLRAHPGISIYDADARSLERDGRTRPAPRIRPPPPEPPANHDFPERAYDACRTQDQVDAVHALEALRETGQAVVVEADRGRGKSSAAGIAAACLADEGLDVLVTAPRKRSASELFERAAELDCDSLRFEKPPAAAGLPGDPDVVFVDEAAALPVRLLEDFLDADRVAFTTTVHGYEGAGRGFDVRFRDRLADSDLELTDIRMTDPIRYAAGDPVEVWAFRALLLDARPPVDPLVADATPADATYDALDSDDLLADETLLREAFGLLVYAHYRTEPNDLARLLDAPNLRVRALRHDGHVVSVALLAREGGLDEGTRAEMYSGGRILGNMIPDVLTSQLRDEDAAVPVGWRVVRIATHHAARSRGFGGHLLDELRSEAAGDLDWVGVGYGATPELVSFWDENGFDTVHVSTTRNDTSGEYSAIMLDPLSEAGETVHGHHAAWFAERIPGVLGDALTDLDADVALACLAAADAPPALSLTDHQWSVVVGASYGPGLYAADPAPFRALAAHHLTGPHPDLLTDREERLLVRKLLQTEDWDAVADDLDYHSTGQCMRALGSALEPLVDEYGSPAAHAEVRRYD from the coding sequence ATGGTTCGCGAGGTCGCCGCCGCGCTCCGCGAGGAGGCGGAGTCCGTGAACGAACGCCGCATGCTCGTGCTCACCGGGTCCCGCGAGTCGTGTCTGGACGCCGCGGACGCCGCGCTCTCCGCCGCCGACGTGCCGCGCGACGACGCCACGCACCTCGGGACGGTCGGGAGTCTCGACTGCGAGCGCCTGCGGCCCCGTGATTCGGACGCCCTCCTCGGAACGACGCGGACGGCGGTCGTGTACGACGCGCACGACGAGTGCCGGCCGAACGCGCTCGGCCGCATCGCCGGCGCGGTGGACGGCGGGGGACTCCTCGTCCTGCTCGCGCCCGACCTCGACGACTGGCCGCGCGTCCGCGAGGACTTCGACGAGGGCCTGGCGGTACCGCCGTTCTCGCTCGCGGACGTGACCGGGCACTTCCGCCGCCGGCTCGTCGACACGCTCCGCGCGCACCCCGGAATCAGCATCTACGACGCGGACGCCCGGTCGCTCGAACGGGACGGCCGCACGCGTCCCGCGCCCCGGATTCGCCCGCCGCCGCCGGAACCGCCCGCCAACCACGACTTCCCCGAACGGGCGTACGACGCCTGCCGAACGCAGGACCAGGTGGACGCGGTGCACGCGCTCGAAGCGCTCCGCGAGACCGGACAGGCAGTCGTCGTGGAGGCCGACCGCGGCCGCGGGAAGTCGAGCGCCGCCGGCATCGCGGCCGCCTGCCTCGCCGACGAGGGACTGGACGTGCTCGTCACCGCCCCACGGAAGCGGAGCGCGAGCGAACTGTTCGAGCGCGCCGCCGAACTCGACTGTGACAGCCTGCGCTTCGAGAAACCGCCCGCGGCCGCGGGGCTGCCGGGCGACCCCGACGTGGTGTTCGTGGACGAGGCCGCGGCGCTCCCCGTCCGCCTGCTCGAAGACTTCCTCGACGCCGACCGCGTCGCGTTCACCACGACCGTCCACGGCTACGAGGGCGCGGGCCGCGGGTTCGACGTGCGCTTTCGCGACCGCCTCGCCGACAGCGACCTCGAACTGACGGACATCCGGATGACCGACCCGATTCGGTACGCCGCCGGCGACCCAGTCGAGGTGTGGGCGTTCCGCGCGCTCCTCCTCGACGCCCGCCCGCCCGTCGACCCGCTCGTCGCCGACGCCACCCCCGCGGACGCGACGTACGACGCGCTCGACAGCGACGACCTGCTCGCGGACGAAACCCTGCTCCGGGAGGCGTTCGGCCTGCTCGTCTACGCGCACTACCGAACCGAACCGAACGACCTCGCGCGCCTCCTCGACGCCCCGAACCTCCGCGTTCGCGCGCTCCGCCACGACGGCCACGTCGTCTCCGTCGCCCTCCTCGCACGCGAGGGCGGCCTCGACGAGGGGACGCGCGCGGAGATGTACTCGGGCGGCCGCATCCTCGGGAACATGATACCGGACGTGCTGACGAGCCAACTCCGGGACGAGGACGCCGCCGTCCCCGTCGGCTGGCGCGTCGTCCGCATCGCCACCCACCACGCCGCGCGCTCCCGCGGGTTCGGCGGCCACCTCCTCGACGAACTCCGGAGCGAAGCCGCGGGCGACCTCGACTGGGTCGGTGTCGGGTACGGCGCGACCCCCGAACTCGTCTCGTTCTGGGACGAGAACGGCTTCGACACCGTCCACGTCTCCACCACCCGGAACGACACGAGCGGCGAGTACTCCGCCATCATGCTCGACCCGCTCAGCGAGGCCGGCGAGACGGTTCACGGTCACCACGCCGCGTGGTTCGCGGAGCGGATTCCCGGCGTGCTCGGGGACGCGCTCACCGACCTCGACGCGGACGTGGCGCTCGCCTGCCTCGCCGCCGCCGACGCCCCGCCCGCGCTCTCGCTCACCGACCACCAGTGGAGTGTCGTCGTCGGCGCGTCCTACGGGCCCGGACTCTACGCCGCCGACCCCGCGCCATTCCGCGCGCTCGCCGCCCACCACCTCACCGGCCCCCACCCCGACCTCCTCACCGACCGAGAGGAACGCCTGCTCGTCCGGAAACTCCTCCAGACCGAGGACTGGGACGCGGTCGCCGATGACCTCGACTACCACTCCACGGGCCAGTGCATGCGCGCGCTCGGGAGCGCGCTCGAACCGCTCGTCGACGAGTACGGATCGCCCGCCGCCCACGCGGAAGTCCGGAGGTACGACTGA
- the rpl7ae gene encoding 50S ribosomal protein L7Ae, whose protein sequence is MPVYVNYDVPADLQERALEALEVARDTGSVKKGTNETTKSIERGNADLVFVAEDVSPEEIVLHIPELADEKGIPYVFVDTQDELGNAAGLEVGSAAAAVVDAGDADEDVEDISAKVEELK, encoded by the coding sequence ATGCCAGTGTACGTCAACTACGATGTCCCAGCGGACCTCCAGGAACGAGCCCTCGAAGCCCTCGAAGTGGCTCGCGACACCGGGAGCGTGAAGAAAGGTACGAACGAGACGACGAAGTCCATCGAGCGCGGGAACGCAGACCTCGTGTTCGTCGCGGAAGACGTCTCCCCCGAGGAGATCGTCCTCCACATCCCCGAGCTCGCGGACGAGAAGGGGATTCCGTACGTGTTCGTCGACACGCAGGACGAACTCGGGAACGCCGCCGGTCTCGAAGTCGGCTCCGCCGCCGCGGCCGTCGTGGACGCCGGTGACGCCGACGAGGACGTCGAAGACATCTCGGCGAAAGTCGAGGAACTCAAGTAA
- a CDS encoding 30S ribosomal protein S28e has translation MSAEEPASDSTSAEVIEVVGKTGMHGEAMQVKCRLQEGSNQGRIITRNCLGPVRVGDVIQLRETAREADPIGGQ, from the coding sequence ATGAGCGCGGAAGAACCAGCAAGCGACTCCACGTCCGCCGAAGTCATCGAGGTCGTCGGGAAGACCGGGATGCACGGCGAGGCGATGCAAGTGAAGTGCCGACTCCAGGAAGGGTCGAACCAGGGCCGCATCATCACGCGGAACTGCCTCGGCCCCGTCCGGGTCGGCGACGTCATCCAGCTCCGCGAGACGGCTCGCGAGGCTGACCCCATCGGAGGTCAATAA
- a CDS encoding 50S ribosomal protein L24e — MPQTRECDYCGSDIEPGTGTMFVYNDGTTVHFCSSKCEKNADLGREPRDLEWTEEGQAQGGENE, encoded by the coding sequence ATGCCCCAGACACGAGAATGCGACTACTGCGGTAGCGACATCGAACCCGGCACGGGGACGATGTTCGTCTACAACGACGGCACCACCGTCCACTTCTGCTCGTCCAAGTGCGAGAAGAACGCGGACCTCGGTCGCGAGCCGCGTGACCTGGAGTGGACCGAAGAAGGCCAGGCGCAGGGCGGGGAGAACGAATGA
- the ndk gene encoding nucleoside-diphosphate kinase, giving the protein MSHHDERTFVMVKPDGVQRGLIGDIVGRLEDKGLKMVGGKFMQIDEELAHEHYAEHEDKPFFEGLVEFITSGPVFAMVWEGADATRQVRQMMGATDAQEAAPGTIRGDYGNDLGHNLIHGSDHEDEGANEREIELFFDEDELVDWDLATTQWVYEDADDH; this is encoded by the coding sequence ATGAGCCACCACGACGAGCGGACGTTCGTGATGGTGAAGCCCGACGGCGTGCAGCGCGGCCTCATCGGCGACATCGTCGGTCGCCTGGAGGACAAGGGCCTGAAGATGGTCGGCGGGAAGTTCATGCAGATCGACGAGGAGCTCGCGCACGAGCACTACGCCGAGCACGAGGACAAGCCCTTCTTCGAGGGTCTCGTCGAGTTCATCACGTCCGGCCCCGTCTTCGCGATGGTCTGGGAAGGCGCGGACGCGACCCGGCAGGTTCGCCAGATGATGGGCGCGACGGACGCGCAGGAGGCCGCTCCCGGCACCATCCGCGGTGACTACGGGAACGACCTCGGTCACAACCTCATCCACGGGAGCGACCACGAGGACGAGGGCGCGAACGAGCGCGAAATCGAGTTGTTCTTCGACGAGGACGAACTGGTCGATTGGGACCTCGCCACCACGCAGTGGGTGTACGAGGACGCTGACGACCACTGA
- a CDS encoding penicillin acylase family protein, whose protein sequence is MDSELTRRGLVAAIVGGGAAAGAMSPVSSYLRRFAPFSGRAWADAADRTNDRVRSPYGPATVAYDDEYGVPTIEADDERALYFATGYVHGANRLFQLDLQRRQMRGQLSEVVGEATLDSDEFHRRMDFARAADATWAELAGSETTALVEAYADGVNACIEREPLPVEFGLLEYEPAPWTPADTVLMEKQIAWQLTGSFETLRNAAAADALGAETANALYPARLEHDAPILRGDDGGRPETIRESVRTPRGDARGLAGWLSGFESPPGVGSNSWVVSGDLTESGRPLVANDPHLSLMAPPVWFEQTLDAPDYTVRGVTFPGVPFVVIGENDHGAWGFTNVGADVLDVYEYETRNGEYRYRGEWEAFETEEVTIPVANAPDRTITRRTTRHGPYLEREGYSVAVAWTGLTATRTTDAIYDFNRSTGLSDVLAATELFDEPTQNLVYADTEGNTLYYATGQIPIRTIDGEEVRGDAIFDGSAGEGEWDGFEPYGTTDWSRGFVPFDEKPGVVNPDYVGTANQRVTDTPAHYLAESYSDPYRGIRIYDRLDERVQSAEPVTFEFMQGLHDDAYDGRVEGLVGPLADAIAGDYPGYASALREWDGHMNRDSTAALAFALFFDEYKRELFESRFDAAGVDADYYPRDWVVQHLDPDGEWFAERSRRAVMRSAFDAAVETIDAEGYGTYGDYNTTEAITHPFGQEFLNYPEYPTDGSRATVNNYAVERPTGSSWRMVCEPGGRSVCVIPGGNDGEVWSEHYSDQLRLWADTEYKPFPVAPGETAIQFVEGER, encoded by the coding sequence ATGGACAGTGAGCTGACTCGTCGCGGGCTCGTCGCGGCCATCGTCGGCGGTGGCGCGGCGGCGGGCGCGATGTCGCCGGTGTCGAGCTATCTCCGGCGGTTCGCGCCGTTCTCGGGGCGTGCGTGGGCGGACGCGGCGGACAGGACGAACGACCGGGTGCGAAGCCCGTACGGGCCCGCGACGGTCGCGTACGACGACGAGTACGGCGTCCCGACTATCGAGGCGGACGACGAGCGCGCGCTCTACTTCGCGACGGGGTACGTACACGGCGCGAACCGCCTGTTCCAACTGGACTTACAGCGACGCCAGATGCGCGGGCAGTTGAGCGAGGTGGTTGGTGAGGCGACGCTGGATTCGGACGAGTTCCACCGGCGGATGGATTTCGCGCGCGCCGCCGACGCGACCTGGGCGGAACTCGCGGGGTCGGAGACGACGGCGCTCGTCGAGGCCTACGCGGACGGCGTGAACGCCTGCATCGAACGCGAACCCCTTCCGGTGGAGTTCGGGCTATTGGAGTACGAGCCCGCGCCGTGGACGCCCGCGGACACGGTGTTGATGGAGAAGCAGATAGCGTGGCAACTCACGGGGAGTTTCGAGACGCTGCGGAACGCGGCGGCCGCGGACGCGCTCGGCGCGGAGACGGCGAACGCGCTCTATCCCGCCCGACTCGAACACGACGCACCCATCCTCCGAGGCGACGACGGCGGGCGGCCCGAGACGATTCGGGAGAGTGTTCGGACGCCGCGCGGGGACGCGCGCGGCCTCGCGGGGTGGCTGTCGGGGTTCGAGAGTCCGCCGGGCGTCGGGTCGAACTCCTGGGTGGTGTCGGGCGACCTCACCGAGTCGGGGCGGCCGCTCGTCGCGAACGACCCCCACCTCTCCCTGATGGCTCCCCCGGTGTGGTTCGAGCAGACGCTGGACGCGCCCGACTACACCGTGCGGGGCGTGACGTTCCCGGGCGTGCCGTTCGTCGTCATCGGCGAGAACGACCACGGCGCGTGGGGGTTCACGAACGTCGGCGCGGACGTCCTCGACGTCTACGAGTACGAGACTCGGAACGGCGAATACCGGTATCGGGGCGAGTGGGAGGCGTTCGAGACGGAGGAGGTGACGATTCCCGTCGCGAACGCGCCCGACCGGACGATTACGCGGCGGACGACCCGGCACGGCCCCTACCTCGAACGCGAGGGGTACAGCGTCGCCGTCGCGTGGACGGGCCTCACCGCCACCCGGACGACGGACGCCATCTACGACTTCAACCGGAGCACGGGTCTCTCGGACGTGCTCGCGGCGACCGAGCTGTTCGACGAGCCGACCCAGAACCTCGTGTACGCCGACACCGAGGGGAACACGCTCTACTACGCGACCGGCCAGATTCCGATTCGCACGATTGACGGCGAGGAAGTCCGCGGGGACGCGATATTCGACGGCTCGGCGGGCGAGGGCGAGTGGGACGGGTTCGAACCGTACGGCACGACGGACTGGAGTCGCGGGTTCGTGCCGTTCGACGAGAAACCCGGCGTGGTCAACCCCGACTACGTCGGGACGGCGAACCAGCGCGTCACCGACACGCCCGCGCACTACCTCGCGGAGTCCTACTCCGACCCGTATCGGGGAATCCGCATCTACGACCGCCTGGACGAGCGCGTTCAGTCGGCGGAGCCGGTGACGTTCGAGTTCATGCAGGGTCTCCACGACGACGCCTACGACGGTCGGGTCGAGGGGCTCGTCGGGCCGCTCGCGGACGCCATCGCGGGCGACTATCCGGGGTACGCGAGCGCGCTCCGCGAATGGGACGGCCACATGAATCGGGACTCGACGGCGGCGCTCGCGTTCGCGCTCTTCTTCGACGAGTACAAACGCGAACTGTTCGAATCCCGGTTCGACGCGGCGGGGGTGGACGCCGACTACTATCCCCGCGACTGGGTGGTGCAGCACCTCGACCCGGACGGCGAGTGGTTCGCGGAGCGCTCCCGGCGCGCGGTGATGCGGTCGGCGTTCGACGCGGCCGTCGAAACCATCGACGCGGAGGGCTACGGGACGTACGGCGACTACAACACCACCGAGGCCATCACGCACCCGTTCGGCCAGGAGTTCCTCAACTACCCGGAGTATCCGACGGACGGCTCGCGGGCGACCGTGAACAACTACGCGGTGGAGCGCCCGACCGGGAGCAGTTGGCGGATGGTGTGCGAGCCCGGCGGCCGCTCCGTGTGCGTGATTCCCGGCGGGAACGACGGCGAGGTGTGGAGCGAGCACTACAGCGACCAGCTCCGACTGTGGGCGGACACCGAGTACAAGCCGTTTCCCGTCGCACCCGGGGAAACCGCGATCCAGTTCGTGGAGGGCGAGCGATGA
- a CDS encoding methionine synthase gives MSENREQFRPPGHENDHFLLTTVVGSYPKPSWLNRARDLHDDPDSEFDDDDWREAQDDASRLITNEHERAGLDVVVDGEMRRNEMVEFFAHRIDGYEFNGPVKVWGHNYFDKPSVTDEVEYGESWLVSEYEFTASVADRPVKVPITGPYTLASWSFNEAYEDEEALAYDLADLVNEEIEKLVAAGARYIQIDEPALATTPDDHAIVGECLERIVSGIPDDVRIGLHVCYGDYSRIYPELLDFPVHELDLELANGDYDQLDVFKNPEFTKDLALGVVDAHVAEVESVEQIERNIQKGLEVVPPEQLTVSPDCGVKLLPREVAYGKMENLVTAARNVEAKLDSGELTPDLN, from the coding sequence ATGAGCGAGAACCGCGAGCAGTTCCGTCCCCCGGGCCACGAGAACGACCACTTCCTCCTCACCACGGTCGTCGGCTCCTACCCCAAACCGTCGTGGCTGAACCGCGCCCGCGACCTCCACGACGACCCGGACAGCGAGTTCGACGACGACGACTGGCGGGAAGCCCAGGACGACGCCAGCCGCCTCATCACGAACGAACACGAACGCGCCGGCCTCGACGTGGTCGTGGACGGCGAGATGCGGCGCAACGAGATGGTGGAGTTCTTCGCCCACCGCATCGACGGCTACGAATTCAACGGCCCCGTCAAGGTCTGGGGGCACAACTACTTCGACAAACCCAGCGTCACCGACGAGGTCGAGTACGGCGAGTCCTGGCTCGTCTCCGAGTACGAGTTCACCGCCTCGGTCGCCGACCGGCCGGTCAAAGTCCCCATCACCGGCCCCTACACGCTCGCGTCCTGGAGCTTCAACGAAGCCTACGAGGACGAGGAAGCGCTCGCGTACGACCTCGCCGACCTCGTGAACGAGGAAATCGAGAAGCTCGTCGCCGCCGGCGCGCGCTACATCCAGATAGACGAACCCGCGCTCGCCACCACCCCCGACGACCACGCCATCGTCGGCGAATGCCTCGAACGCATCGTCTCCGGCATCCCAGACGACGTGCGCATCGGCCTGCACGTCTGCTACGGCGACTACTCCCGCATCTACCCCGAACTCCTCGACTTTCCCGTCCACGAACTCGACCTCGAACTCGCGAACGGCGACTACGACCAGCTCGACGTGTTCAAGAACCCCGAGTTCACGAAAGACCTCGCGCTCGGCGTCGTGGACGCGCACGTCGCCGAAGTCGAGTCCGTCGAACAAATCGAGCGCAACATCCAGAAAGGGCTCGAAGTCGTGCCGCCCGAACAGCTCACCGTCAGCCCGGACTGCGGCGTGAAACTCCTCCCCCGGGAGGTCGCGTACGGGAAGATGGAGAACCTCGTCACCGCCGCGCGGAACGTCGAGGCGAAACTCGACAGCGGCGAACTCACGCCCGACCTGAATTAG